GGTGTTCGGCTACGGCTCGCTGATGTGGCGGCCGGGCTTCGACTTCGAGGAACGGACGCTCGCCGTGGTGCGGGGCTACCGCCGCGCGCTCTGCGTCTATTCCCACGTGCACCGGGGCACGCCGGAGCGGCCGGGCCTGGTGCTCGGGCTCGATCGCGGCGGCTCGTGCAAGGGCGTCGCCTTCCGCGTGGCTGCCGCCCGTGCCGACGAGACCATCGCCTACCTGCGATCGCGCGAGCAGGTGACCATGGTCTACCGCGAGGTGACGCTCGCTGCGACGCTTGCCGACGGGCGCAAGATCAAGGCGCTCTGCTACACGGTCGAGCGGGCGCATCCGCAATATGCCGGGGCGCTC
This Beijerinckiaceae bacterium RH AL1 DNA region includes the following protein-coding sequences:
- a CDS encoding Gamma-glutamylcyclotransferase (source:Prodigal:2.6;~ID:RHAL1_00466), encoding MDILATDPKTTDPATANDLWVFGYGSLMWRPGFDFEERTLAVVRGYRRALCVYSHVHRGTPERPGLVLGLDRGGSCKGVAFRVAAARADETIAYLRSREQVTMVYREVTLAATLADGRKIKALCYTVERAHPQYAGALDLPEIERYVRQGVGVSGANPEYVRNTHAHMREIGIVDASLAALAQRFELAPPDK